One segment of Daphnia magna isolate NIES linkage group LG2, ASM2063170v1.1, whole genome shotgun sequence DNA contains the following:
- the LOC116917969 gene encoding innexin inx2: MLGDLSAVKGLLKIAPIKTDNNIFRCHYKLTVIILAASTVLISLKQYVGDPIDCIINAEKSPIPGDVLDKYCWIHSTHTLPNGPGTEGPIPGLGTPKEDDELVYHKYYQWVAFFLLFQSITFYLPHFAWKFWEGGRMKALVEDLHFSVVQTDVQKNAKRNLVDYLFANVHQHHLYAIGFFVCELLNTINIIVQIFMVDVFLGGEFTEYGANVVSQSAMDPEDRSDPMSYVFPKLTKCLFKMYGPSGTIQQYDALCILPVNILNEKIFIFLWFWYIILAILTGIAFIFRVVTLVVPKVRFFLLKRKAGRSLDSSQVETVFGRCHIGDWFVLMLVSSNITQGMFQEVLQDLAQKFRGKEV, encoded by the exons atgttgggAGATCTGAGTGCAGTAAAGGGCCTTCTGAAGATTGCACCAATCAAGACGGATAACAATATCTTTCGTTGCCACTACAAGTTAACGGTAATTATTCTAGCTGCCTCGACCGTTTTGATCTCCCTTAAGCAGTACGTTGGAGACCCAATCGACTGCATCATCAATGCCGAAAAAAGTCCCATTCCTGGCGATGTTCTTGACAAGTACTGCTGGATTCATTCAACCCATACGTTGCCGAACGGGCCAGGTACGGAAGGACCTATTCCTGGTCTTGGCACTCCAAAAGAGGACGACGAATTGGTATACCATAAATATTACCAATGGGTTGcattcttcctcctcttccagtCCATCACTTTCTATCTACCTCATTTCGCTTGGAAGTTTTGGGAAGGCGGACGGATGAAAGCCCTTGTCGAAGATTTGCATTTCTCCGTCGTTCAAACAGACGTTCAGAAAAACGCGAAACGCAATCTGGTCGACTACTTGTTCGCAAATGTGCACCAGCATCACCTATACGCAATCGGTTTTTTCGTCTGTGAATTGCTGAACACCATCAACATTATCGTCCAAATATTTATGGTAGACGTGTTTCTCGGCGGCGAATTCACCGAGTATGGCGCAAATGTAGTGTCTCAATCTGCCATGGATCCTGAAGACCGTTCGGACCCTATGTCCTAC gTATTTCCTAAATTAACAAAGTGCCTGTTCAAGATGTATGGTCCATCCGGCACTATACAACAATATGACGCTTTGTGTATCTTGCCAGTCAATATTCTGAACGAaaagattttcatttttctctggTTTTGGTACATCATCTTGGCCATTTTGACTGGCATAGCTTTTATCTTTAGAGTTGTCACTCTGGTTGTACCAAAGGTTCGATTCTTTTTGTTAAAGAGGAAAGCTGGCCGCAGTTTGGATTCCAGTCAGGTGGAAACAGTCTTCGGTCGTTGTCATATTGGAGACTGGTTTGTCCTGATGCTCGTTAGCAGTAACATCACTCAGGGGATGTTCCAAGAAGTTTTGCAAGACCTTGCGCAAAAGTTTCGAGGAAAAGaggtttaa